In Geminocystis sp. NIES-3708, a single window of DNA contains:
- a CDS encoding Gldg family protein, protein MKKFTLIVKIKKYLNYLFFLGIFLISVGIVLLQVTDNLSNIIIAIISSGIIVIICGISLFLYTNKSFWGKRGIEAGTNAIISTSALLLILALVNFLALKYSVKIDFTENNLYTLSPQSQQLVTNLSQPLKVYIFSTLPNDFDRKLLQDYSRKNNKFQYQFVDPQVDINLAQKFQVTRLGDVYLEYADKQQLVQTLSSDNRLSEIKLTNAIAKIQQTTQPIIYILQGHGESPIEEGQVSLSQAVKTLRDKGYMINSLTLATSPLIPPDANVVIISNPEQKLLEGEIKIIEKYLDNGGSLLIMSNAGNNVNLDQIIKEWGIKFDDRLVVDASGTGEVFGLGPSITIIVDYGTHPITQNFGNGMSLFPWARPIITETVADVTATPFLITNNQSWGERNPEGENVELDPTTDLPGPLNIGVALAKKNILNKSLNLQGDGLDSKNDLSVKNNVEAPIKQESMNENKIDENLPQPPTIKTPLEEKNNNQTISKSQPSESRIVVIGNANFATDGWFQQQLNSDLFINTVGWLANEENSTLSISPKEPSNRRINLSTFQGGLIGWLALFIIPGLAFTASIVTWWQRSR, encoded by the coding sequence ATGAAAAAATTTACTTTAATTGTCAAGATAAAAAAATATCTTAATTACCTTTTTTTCTTAGGTATTTTTTTAATATCAGTAGGAATCGTTTTATTACAAGTGACTGATAATTTATCTAATATTATTATTGCCATTATAAGCAGTGGAATAATAGTTATTATTTGTGGAATATCTCTTTTTCTTTACACCAATAAAAGTTTTTGGGGCAAACGAGGCATTGAAGCGGGTACTAATGCCATAATTTCTACTTCTGCTTTATTATTAATTTTAGCTTTAGTTAATTTTTTAGCACTCAAATATTCGGTAAAAATAGATTTTACGGAGAATAATCTTTACACTCTTTCTCCTCAATCTCAACAATTAGTTACTAATTTAAGTCAACCTTTAAAAGTATATATTTTTAGTACACTACCCAATGATTTTGATCGCAAATTACTTCAAGATTATAGTAGAAAAAATAATAAATTTCAATATCAATTTGTTGATCCTCAAGTAGATATTAATTTGGCTCAAAAATTTCAAGTTACTCGTCTAGGAGATGTTTATTTAGAGTATGCAGATAAACAACAATTAGTACAAACTTTATCTTCAGATAATCGTCTTTCTGAGATCAAACTAACTAATGCGATAGCCAAAATTCAACAAACTACACAACCCATTATTTATATCTTACAAGGTCATGGGGAATCACCAATAGAAGAAGGACAAGTTAGTTTATCTCAAGCAGTAAAAACCTTAAGAGATAAAGGTTATATGATTAATTCTCTTACTTTGGCTACTTCTCCTCTAATTCCTCCTGATGCTAATGTTGTAATAATTAGTAATCCTGAACAAAAATTATTGGAGGGGGAGATAAAAATTATTGAAAAATACTTAGACAATGGTGGTAGTTTATTGATTATGTCCAATGCGGGAAATAATGTGAATCTTGATCAAATAATCAAAGAATGGGGCATAAAATTTGATGACAGACTCGTTGTTGATGCTTCGGGCACTGGAGAAGTTTTCGGTTTAGGTCCTTCTATTACTATAATTGTTGATTATGGTACACATCCTATTACCCAAAATTTTGGCAATGGTATGAGTTTATTTCCTTGGGCAAGACCAATCATAACCGAAACTGTGGCAGATGTCACCGCAACACCTTTTTTAATTACCAATAATCAATCATGGGGTGAAAGAAATCCTGAAGGGGAAAATGTAGAACTAGATCCTACAACAGATTTACCCGGTCCTTTAAATATTGGGGTTGCATTAGCTAAAAAAAATATCCTCAATAAATCTTTAAATCTTCAAGGAGATGGTTTAGATAGTAAAAATGATTTATCTGTCAAAAATAATGTGGAAGCTCCAATAAAGCAAGAATCAATGAATGAAAATAAAATAGATGAAAACTTGCCTCAACCACCAACAATAAAAACTCCTTTAGAAGAAAAAAACAATAATCAAACAATCTCGAAATCTCAGCCTTCAGAAAGCAGAATAGTAGTTATCGGAAATGCTAACTTTGCCACAGATGGCTGGTTTCAACAACAGTTAAATTCTGATTTATTTATCAATACGGTAGGATGGTTAGCTAATGAAGAAAATTCGACATTATCCATTAGTCCCAAAGAGCCTTCTAATCGTAGAATTAATCTTAGTACTTTTCAAGGTGGTTTAATTGGTTGGTTAGCTTTATTTATTATTCCTGGATTAGCTTTTACTGCTTCTATCGTTACATGGTGGCAAAGAAGCCGATAA
- the smc gene encoding chromosome segregation protein SMC yields the protein MVYVKRVELSRFKSFGGSNSIPFLPGFTVVSGPNGSGKSNILDALLFCLGLASSKGMRAERLPDLINNSQNNNNKILETIVSVTFDLSNLDSLNNNLLIDNNYNNSKNININHNSKNQDKDNFYSSNNIQENESENIIDHLEKETEKKFDLDSLSELKITRRLRVTKGGSYASTFYLNDSPCNASELHEQLNRLRIYPEGYNVVLQGDVTRIITMNGKERREIIDELAGVAEFDRKIEQTKTTLEAVKEREEKCHIIQDELIENSAKLKQDSEKAAKYQKLKIQIHEKKQWQIVINWRFLQQQKEEIKKELLDLENTQINKTQNLSKIDDKILIANRELIILNEEVKALGEEEQITIASRLASDKAKREQLLKREQELFDLDKSLVFEKEEIEKKINNYQQQLITVSTEIKQLEDNFIPHLEKEKSIIKNQLNDYKQKAQQIASKSQIWVAKQTALNQEITAIQKELNPQLTQQALLVERCSKLQLTIKNENEQINQYQEDINKKNDQSPTLEAEITKSEYKIQELAQNLAKVEAEISLNQDTINRLQIEQREKQRQLDKLEATKQAQQEAQGTYGSKIILNSDLPGVCGLVAHLGEVDSKYQLALEIAAGSRLGFMVVEDDTVAAMGIKLLKQQKAGRATFLPLNKIQSPRFNIPREISQAQGFIDLAVNLVKFESTYQGIFAYVFGNTVIFEDLDSARKLTGQGRIVTLDGELLESSGAMTGGSISSRSTLKFGRVSSTESKEFLDLRNRISEIEDIIIHLSLKISEKRELVKRCSEELNQERQERQKKQLILEQCQQEISRLEQDKEKIIASNAKNYQALVHSKQELNNIEQNLPLLQHQSALKQEELKELESSYDNQEWQNLQQVISEQELLLEQKQSIFNKSQQNLDRLITNYQDLETKIKEGKEKINFLLAQKNQVSEEKTNLIDELNIIAQKITKYENLFQELAQKLEDIKQRRNKQENLVKQLENEHQQLKWSIEKLVLQHQESQTKLNEITLQIDEISQDLPNPLPEIPWLVNNSQAGEINQKITFDSLQDQLEQIKQEIRKGEKKLEALEPVNMLALEQYEKNQKRLEELSEKLITLAGERTELLLRVENFTTLRLRAFKEAFTAVNENFKTIFATLSEGDGYLKLEDENNPFNGGLTLVAHPKGKPVQRLSSMSGGEKSLTALSFIFALQRYRPSPFYAFDEVDMFLDGANVEKLSKMIQQQAQSAQFIVVSLRRPMIEASERTIGVTQAKGAYTQVLGIKLS from the coding sequence ATGGTTTATGTGAAGCGTGTTGAATTATCTCGTTTTAAGTCTTTTGGAGGTAGTAATTCTATTCCTTTTTTACCCGGTTTTACAGTAGTTTCTGGACCAAATGGCTCAGGAAAATCAAATATTTTAGATGCTTTATTATTTTGTTTAGGCTTAGCTAGTTCTAAGGGAATGAGGGCGGAAAGATTACCAGATTTGATCAATAATAGTCAAAATAATAATAATAAAATTTTAGAGACTATTGTTTCTGTTACTTTTGATTTGAGTAATTTAGATAGCTTAAATAATAATTTATTAATAGATAATAACTACAATAATTCAAAAAATATAAATATAAATCATAATAGTAAAAATCAAGATAAAGATAATTTTTATAGTAGTAATAACATTCAAGAAAATGAGTCAGAAAATATTATTGATCATCTAGAAAAAGAGACAGAAAAAAAATTTGACCTCGATTCGCTATCCGAATTAAAAATTACTCGTCGTTTACGGGTGACGAAAGGAGGCAGTTATGCTTCGACTTTTTATTTGAATGATAGTCCTTGTAATGCTAGTGAGTTGCATGAGCAATTAAATCGTTTACGGATTTATCCTGAAGGTTATAACGTGGTTTTACAAGGAGATGTTACCCGTATTATTACTATGAATGGCAAAGAAAGACGAGAGATTATTGATGAATTAGCTGGTGTTGCAGAATTTGATCGCAAAATTGAGCAAACCAAGACAACTTTAGAAGCAGTAAAAGAAAGAGAAGAGAAATGTCATATTATTCAAGATGAGTTAATCGAAAATAGTGCAAAACTCAAACAAGATTCGGAAAAAGCAGCTAAATATCAAAAACTGAAGATTCAAATTCATGAAAAAAAACAGTGGCAAATTGTCATTAATTGGCGTTTTTTACAGCAACAAAAAGAAGAGATAAAAAAAGAGTTATTAGATTTAGAAAATACACAAATTAATAAAACACAAAACTTGAGTAAAATTGATGATAAAATTCTGATAGCGAATAGGGAATTAATTATATTAAATGAAGAAGTTAAGGCATTAGGGGAAGAAGAGCAAATTACCATTGCTTCAAGATTAGCTAGTGATAAAGCAAAGCGAGAACAACTTTTAAAAAGAGAGCAAGAGTTATTTGATTTAGATAAAAGTTTAGTTTTTGAAAAAGAAGAAATTGAGAAAAAAATTAATAATTATCAACAACAATTAATAACTGTATCTACAGAGATTAAACAATTAGAAGATAACTTTATTCCTCATTTAGAAAAGGAAAAGAGTATTATCAAAAATCAGTTAAATGATTATAAACAAAAAGCACAACAAATTGCTTCTAAATCTCAAATCTGGGTAGCTAAACAAACAGCATTAAACCAAGAAATTACAGCTATTCAAAAAGAATTAAATCCTCAGTTAACCCAACAGGCTTTATTAGTAGAAAGATGTAGTAAGTTACAATTAACTATTAAGAATGAAAATGAACAAATAAACCAGTATCAAGAAGATATTAACAAAAAAAATGATCAATCACCTACTTTAGAGGCAGAAATAACTAAATCAGAGTATAAAATTCAAGAATTAGCTCAAAATTTAGCAAAAGTTGAAGCAGAAATTTCTTTAAATCAAGATACTATTAATCGTTTACAAATAGAGCAAAGGGAAAAACAACGACAATTAGATAAATTAGAGGCAACTAAACAAGCACAACAAGAAGCACAAGGTACTTATGGGAGTAAAATTATTTTAAATTCTGACTTACCCGGTGTTTGTGGCTTGGTGGCACATTTGGGAGAGGTGGATTCTAAGTATCAATTGGCGTTAGAAATTGCAGCAGGAAGTCGTTTAGGGTTTATGGTGGTGGAAGATGACACTGTCGCCGCAATGGGGATAAAACTTCTTAAACAACAAAAGGCAGGAAGAGCAACTTTTTTACCGTTGAATAAAATACAATCTCCTCGTTTTAATATTCCTAGGGAAATTTCTCAAGCACAAGGTTTTATTGATTTAGCCGTTAATTTAGTTAAGTTTGAATCAACTTATCAGGGAATTTTTGCTTATGTTTTCGGTAATACTGTTATTTTTGAAGACTTGGATTCGGCACGAAAATTAACAGGGCAAGGGCGTATAGTTACTTTAGATGGAGAATTGTTAGAGTCTAGTGGAGCAATGACAGGAGGGAGTATTTCTTCTCGCTCAACCTTAAAATTTGGGAGAGTATCTTCCACAGAAAGTAAGGAGTTTTTAGATTTAAGGAATAGAATAAGTGAAATTGAAGACATAATCATCCATCTTAGTTTGAAAATATCAGAAAAAAGAGAGTTAGTCAAGAGATGTTCAGAAGAGTTAAATCAAGAAAGACAAGAAAGACAAAAAAAACAGTTAATTTTAGAACAATGTCAACAAGAAATTAGTCGTTTAGAACAAGATAAAGAAAAAATTATTGCTAGTAATGCTAAGAATTATCAAGCCTTAGTTCACAGTAAACAAGAGTTAAATAATATTGAACAAAATTTGCCTTTGTTACAGCATCAATCTGCATTAAAACAAGAAGAATTAAAAGAGTTAGAGTCTAGTTATGATAATCAAGAGTGGCAAAATTTACAGCAAGTTATTAGTGAACAAGAATTGTTATTAGAACAGAAGCAATCTATATTTAATAAAAGTCAACAAAATTTAGATAGGTTAATTACTAATTATCAAGACTTAGAGACTAAAATTAAAGAAGGAAAAGAAAAAATAAATTTTTTATTGGCTCAAAAAAATCAAGTTAGTGAAGAAAAAACTAATTTGATTGATGAGTTAAATATTATTGCCCAAAAAATTACTAAGTATGAAAATCTTTTTCAAGAATTAGCTCAAAAATTAGAGGATATAAAACAAAGAAGAAATAAACAAGAAAATTTAGTTAAACAGTTAGAAAATGAACATCAACAATTAAAATGGTCAATCGAAAAATTAGTTTTACAACACCAAGAATCACAAACTAAATTAAATGAAATAACTTTGCAAATAGATGAAATAAGTCAAGATTTACCTAATCCTTTACCTGAAATTCCTTGGTTAGTTAATAATAGTCAGGCAGGAGAAATTAATCAGAAAATTACTTTTGATAGTTTGCAAGATCAACTTGAGCAAATTAAGCAAGAAATTCGTAAAGGAGAAAAAAAATTAGAAGCTCTTGAACCTGTTAATATGTTAGCTTTAGAACAGTATGAAAAGAATCAAAAAAGATTGGAAGAATTATCAGAAAAACTAATAACTTTAGCAGGAGAAAGGACAGAATTATTATTAAGAGTAGAAAATTTTACAACTTTAAGATTAAGAGCATTTAAAGAAGCTTTTACTGCGGTGAATGAAAACTTTAAAACAATTTTTGCTACTCTTTCAGAAGGTGATGGTTACTTAAAATTAGAGGATGAAAATAATCCTTTCAATGGTGGCTTAACTCTCGTTGCTCATCCTAAAGGCAAACCCGTTCAAAGATTAAGCTCAATGTCTGGGGGAGAAAAATCTTTAACTGCACTAAGTTTTATTTTCGCTTTACAAAGGTATCGTCCTTCCCCTTTTTATGCTTTTGATGAAGTGGATATGTTCTTGGACGGTGCAAATGTGGAAAAACTTTCAAAAATGATTCAACAACAGGCACAATCTGCTCAATTTATTGTGGTAAGTTTAAGAAGACCAATGATTGAGGCTTCAGAACGTACTATAGGAGTAACTCAAGCTAAAGGTGCTTATACTCAAGTTTTGGGTATTAAGTTAAGTTGA
- the rplT gene encoding 50S ribosomal protein L20: MTRVKRGNVARKRRKKILKLAKGFRGSHSKLFRTANQQVMKALRNAYRDRRKKKRDFRRLWITRINAAARIHGISYSQLINKLDQANISLNRKILAQLAIQDAEAFQKVVELAIKA, translated from the coding sequence ATGACTAGAGTAAAAAGAGGTAACGTCGCCCGTAAAAGACGTAAGAAAATCTTAAAATTAGCTAAAGGTTTTCGTGGTTCACATTCTAAGCTATTTCGTACAGCTAACCAACAGGTGATGAAGGCTCTTCGTAATGCTTACCGTGATCGTCGTAAGAAAAAAAGAGATTTTCGTCGTTTATGGATTACCCGTATCAATGCAGCAGCCAGAATTCATGGTATTAGCTACAGTCAATTAATTAATAAATTAGATCAAGCTAATATTAGTTTAAATCGCAAAATTTTAGCTCAATTAGCTATTCAGGATGCGGAAGCATTTCAAAAAGTAGTTGAATTAGCCATTAAAGCATAG
- the rpmI gene encoding 50S ribosomal protein L35 yields the protein MPKLKTKKSAAKRFRITGSGKKILRRKANKNHLLEHKSPEQKRRRLSNLALVDESNEKEVRLMLPYAK from the coding sequence ATGCCTAAATTAAAAACTAAGAAATCTGCGGCTAAACGTTTTCGTATTACTGGAAGTGGTAAAAAAATTCTTCGTCGCAAAGCTAATAAAAATCACTTATTAGAACATAAAAGTCCAGAACAAAAACGCCGTCGTTTAAGTAATCTCGCTTTAGTGGATGAAAGTAACGAGAAAGAAGTTCGCTTAATGTTGCCTTACGCAAAATAA
- the rpsJ gene encoding 30S ribosomal protein S10, whose amino-acid sequence MATLQQQKIRIRLKAFDRRLLDTSCTKIVETANRTNATPVGPIPLPTKRKIYCVLRSPHVDKDSREHFETRTHRRVIDIYQPSSKTIDALMKLDLPAGVDIEVKL is encoded by the coding sequence ATGGCAACATTACAACAACAAAAAATTCGTATTCGTCTTAAAGCATTTGATCGTCGTTTATTAGATACTTCTTGTACTAAGATTGTTGAGACCGCTAATCGTACTAATGCTACACCAGTAGGTCCTATTCCTCTCCCCACTAAGCGTAAAATCTACTGTGTATTGAGATCTCCTCACGTGGACAAGGATTCCAGAGAACATTTTGAAACTCGTACTCACCGTCGAGTTATCGATATTTATCAGCCTTCTTCTAAAACTATCGATGCGTTAATGAAATTAGATTTACCTGCAGGGGTGGATATTGAGGTTAAACTCTAA